In a genomic window of Glycine max cultivar Williams 82 chromosome 13, Glycine_max_v4.0, whole genome shotgun sequence:
- the A1 gene encoding albumin-1 precursor, with translation MAYARLAPMAVFLLATSTIMFPTKIEAADCNGACSPFEMPPCRSRDCRCVPIGLVAGFCIHPTGLSSVAKMIDEHPNLCQSDDECMKKGSGNFCARYPNNYIDYGWCFDSDSEALKGFLAMPRATTK, from the exons atgGCTTATGCTAGGCTTGCTCCTATGGCTGTCTTCTTGCTTGCCACTTCCACCA TAATGTTCCCAACGAAGATAGAAGCAGCAGATTGTAATGGTGCATGTTCACCTTTCGAGATGCCACCGTGCCGCTCACGTGATTGTCGTTGTGTCCCTATAGGACTAGTTGCTGGTTTCTGCATACATCCAACTGGACTTTCATCTGTTGCGAAGATGATCGACGAACATCCCAACTTATGTCAATCTgatgatgaatgcatgaagaaaggaAGTGGCAATTTTTGCGCTCGTTACCCTAATAATTATATCGATTATGGATGGTGTTTTGATTCTGATTCTGAAGCACTGAAAGGCTTCTTGGCCATGCCTAGGGCAACCACCAAGTAA